The following coding sequences lie in one Phaenicophaeus curvirostris isolate KB17595 chromosome 5, BPBGC_Pcur_1.0, whole genome shotgun sequence genomic window:
- the ZNF770 gene encoding zinc finger protein 770 isoform X1 — translation MLKVQHCVTSDRMPKKKPYICDICYKQFETPSKLARHYLIHTGQKPFECHVCHKAFRQLVHLERHQLTHNLPFKCIVCHRNFKNLITFLKHQQLHNENCQNDTKQAENSVNFEQDRVTYGIFRCSTCWKYFTTEERWMLHRCPKVDHLHGARRRKKTHTCESCKKTFPSRSKLERHFLIHTGQKPFKCSSCGKSFRQSTHLKIHQLTHTEERPFQCCFCQKRFKIQSKLMKHTQLHTRNKTFPNILYKAKALKYPRLQNLLEGKGDSFENADSYKAEENDPRDVHSIYIVPFQCPACEQCFETEHVLNLHKCYLGAGKSSNNGATACSHTVSMKNKILGKLKRTGGKATDFSLFDRKKVKSGHLKSPDLVAARDQRSNQHASTKPFKDCYSKLDMHKALSNRMKRTFAVPLPLQEHLQPHDFGINLKGMCTGKRTLNIDDSLHNKDDSIHGSSDDGFFDNPEVLHYAFSAPAKNLHNRHKVCKCDRCEKIFPSSSKLQRHYLTHTGQKPFGCNVCGKTFRQAAHLKRHQLTHAEKRPHKSPVCQVEFENLNKLFSPQGNHVEFKSFQPVGYSGYSQTPSQTSGFQEFELIQSNQVTEIKVENEAGDFVVDTSSRNTQTYLCSKLLETEQNCYSYWHDFSEGTGKSEVVNKLYQCSICFKSFKSPSKLERHYLMHAGQKPFECSVCGKNFRQAPHLKRHHLIHFKESLKLSSAEQQPDNKSFLSKLDNAL, via the coding sequence atgttaaaagttCAGCATTgtgtaacaagtgacaggatgccCAAGAAAAAGCCATATATTTGTGACATTTGCTATAAACAGTTTGAAACTCCATCAAAATTAGCTAGGCATTATCTGATACATACTGGTCAAAAGCCATTTGAATGTCATGTATGCCATAAAGCCTTCAGGCAGCTAGTCCACCTGGAGAGGCATCAGTTAACCCATAATCTGCCTTTTAAGTGTATTGTTTGTCATAGAAACTTCAAAAACTTAATCACTTTCTTAAAGCATCAGCAGCTTCATAATGAAAATTGTCAGAATGATACCAAGCAAGCAGAAAACTCGGTGAACTTTGAGCAAGACAGGGTCACTTATGGCATATTTCGGTGTTCTACAtgctggaaatattttacaaCTGAAGAGAGGTGGATGCTGCATCGGTGCCCGAAGGTGGATCATCTACATGGTgccagaaggagaaagaaaactcacACTTGTGAGTCATGTAAGAAGACATTTCCATCAAGATCTAAGCTAGAAAGACACTTCCTTATTCACACTGGCCAGAAGCCTTTTAAGTGTTCTTCATGTGGTAAATCTTTCAGACAGTCAACACACTTGAAAATCCATcagctcacacacacagaagaaaggccttttcagtgctgcttttgtCAGAAGCGGTTTAAAATACAGAGCAAACTCATGAAGCACACACAGCTCCATACCAGAAATAAGACTTTCCCCAATATTTTATACAAAGCAAAGGCTCTTAAGTATCCCAGGCTACAGAACCTGTTGGAAGGAAAGGGGGATAGTTTTGAGAATGCTGACAGTTACAAGGCAGAGGAGAATGACCCACGTGATGTTCACTCCATTTATATTGTACCCTTTCAGTGCCCAGCATGTGAACAGTGTTTTGAAACGGAGCATGTTCTAAACTTGCACAAGTGTTACTTGGGAGCTGGCAAAAGTTCAAATAATGGTGCAACAGCATGCAGTCATACCGTCAGCATGAAAAATAAGATTCTGGGGAAGCTGAAGCGTACTGGAGGAAAGGcaacagatttttctctgtttgacagaaaaaaagtaaaatcaggTCACCTTAAAAGCCCTGACCTGGTTGCAGCTAGAGATCAGCGTTCTAATCAGCATGCTTCCACTAAACCTTTCAAGGATTGCTATAGCAAGCTTGACATGCACAAGGCACTTAGTAATCGGATGAAAAGAACATTTGCTGTGCCATTACCTTTGCAAGAGCACCTGCAACCTCACGACTttggaattaatttaaaaggtATGTGTACTGGTAAAAGAACGTTAAACATCGATGATTCACTGCATAATAAAGATGACTCTATTCATGGTTCATCAGATGATGGTTTCTTTGATAACCCAGAAGTACTTCACTATGCTTTTTCTGCTCCTGCTAAAAATCTACATAACAGACACAAAGTGTGTAAATGTGACAGATGTGAAAAAATCTTTCCGTCTTCATCCAAACTTCAAAGACATTATCTTACACACACGGGACAGAAGCCCTTTGGCTGTAATGTTTGTGGGAAGACATTTAGACAGGCAGCTCACTTAAAAAGACATCAGCTCACCCATGCTGAAAAGAGACCCCATAAAAGCCCTGTTTGCCAGGTAGAATTTGAAAACCTGAACAAACTTTTCAGTCCTCAGGGAAATCATGTTGAATTTAAGTCTTTTCAGCCTGTGGGTTATTCAGGTTATTCTCAAACACCTTCACAGACGTCTGGCTTTCAAGAATTTGAGCTGATTCAGTCAAACCAAGTGACTGAGATCAAAGTTGAAAATGAAGCAGGGGACTTTGTTGTTGACACCAGCAGTAGAAACACACAGACATATTTGTGTAGTAAATTGTTGGAAACAGAGCAAAACTGTTACAGCTATTGGCATGATTTTTCTGAAGGTACTGGTAAAAGTGAAGTTGTTAATAAATTGTATCAATGCAGtatctgttttaaaagttttaaatcGCCTTCTAAGCTTGAAAGACATTACCTTATGCATGCTGGACAGAAGCCATTTGAATGTTCAGTTTGTGGTAAAAATTTCAGACAGGCCCCACATTTGAAAAGACATCACCTTATTCACTTTAAAGAGAGCTTAAAGCTGAGTTCCGCTGAGCAACAACCAGACAATAAATCATTTTTATCAAAACTGGATAATGCCCTATGA
- the ZNF770 gene encoding zinc finger protein 770 isoform X2: MLKVQHCVTSDRMPKKKPYICDICYKQFETPSKLARHYLIHTGQKPFECHVCHKAFRQLVHLERHQLTHNLPFKCIVCHRNFKNLITFLKHQQLHNENCQNDTKQAENSVNFEQDRVTYGIFRCSTCWKYFTTEERWMLHRCPKVDHLHGARRRKKTHTCESCKKTFPSRSKLERHFLIHTGQKPFKCSSCGKSFRQSTHLKIHQLTHTEERPFQCCFCQKRFKIQSKLMKHTQLHTRNKTFPNILYKAKALKYPRLQNLLEGKGDSFENADSYKAEENDPRDVHSIYIVPFQCPACEQCFETEHVLNLHKCYLGAGKSSNNGATACSHTVSMKNKILGKLKRTGGKATDFSLFDRKKVKSGHLKSPDLVAARDQRSNQHASTKPFKDCYSKLDMHKALSNRMKRTFAVPLPLQEHLQPHDFGINLKEWLNPGKIFRSSLQLL; this comes from the exons atgttaaaagttCAGCATTgtgtaacaagtgacaggatgccCAAGAAAAAGCCATATATTTGTGACATTTGCTATAAACAGTTTGAAACTCCATCAAAATTAGCTAGGCATTATCTGATACATACTGGTCAAAAGCCATTTGAATGTCATGTATGCCATAAAGCCTTCAGGCAGCTAGTCCACCTGGAGAGGCATCAGTTAACCCATAATCTGCCTTTTAAGTGTATTGTTTGTCATAGAAACTTCAAAAACTTAATCACTTTCTTAAAGCATCAGCAGCTTCATAATGAAAATTGTCAGAATGATACCAAGCAAGCAGAAAACTCGGTGAACTTTGAGCAAGACAGGGTCACTTATGGCATATTTCGGTGTTCTACAtgctggaaatattttacaaCTGAAGAGAGGTGGATGCTGCATCGGTGCCCGAAGGTGGATCATCTACATGGTgccagaaggagaaagaaaactcacACTTGTGAGTCATGTAAGAAGACATTTCCATCAAGATCTAAGCTAGAAAGACACTTCCTTATTCACACTGGCCAGAAGCCTTTTAAGTGTTCTTCATGTGGTAAATCTTTCAGACAGTCAACACACTTGAAAATCCATcagctcacacacacagaagaaaggccttttcagtgctgcttttgtCAGAAGCGGTTTAAAATACAGAGCAAACTCATGAAGCACACACAGCTCCATACCAGAAATAAGACTTTCCCCAATATTTTATACAAAGCAAAGGCTCTTAAGTATCCCAGGCTACAGAACCTGTTGGAAGGAAAGGGGGATAGTTTTGAGAATGCTGACAGTTACAAGGCAGAGGAGAATGACCCACGTGATGTTCACTCCATTTATATTGTACCCTTTCAGTGCCCAGCATGTGAACAGTGTTTTGAAACGGAGCATGTTCTAAACTTGCACAAGTGTTACTTGGGAGCTGGCAAAAGTTCAAATAATGGTGCAACAGCATGCAGTCATACCGTCAGCATGAAAAATAAGATTCTGGGGAAGCTGAAGCGTACTGGAGGAAAGGcaacagatttttctctgtttgacagaaaaaaagtaaaatcaggTCACCTTAAAAGCCCTGACCTGGTTGCAGCTAGAGATCAGCGTTCTAATCAGCATGCTTCCACTAAACCTTTCAAGGATTGCTATAGCAAGCTTGACATGCACAAGGCACTTAGTAATCGGATGAAAAGAACATTTGCTGTGCCATTACCTTTGCAAGAGCACCTGCAACCTCACGACTttggaattaatttaaaag AGTGGTTAAACCCAggaaagatattcagaagcagtctGCAGTTACTATGA